In Pleurocapsa sp. PCC 7319, the following are encoded in one genomic region:
- a CDS encoding class I SAM-dependent methyltransferase, with product MNLKNKARELKKKVISEIFKLQNFNKEQFTCPVCNYTGAFKDVHPPTSTRKHSQCPRCGALERHRLQYLVVNQLLKNKETANLAMLHFAPEAFFQEYFAPRFGKYETADLHMTNVNHQVDLQNLPFANQSYDFIFASHVLEHISNDIQAISEIRRILKPNGIAILPVPLVAETTIEYPEPNPYEEYHVRAPGLDYFERLKPYFSKVEQINSDSLPSKYQLYVYEDRSHWPTKECPLRPKMLGKKYLDIVPVCYV from the coding sequence ATGAATCTCAAAAATAAGGCGCGAGAACTCAAAAAAAAGGTTATATCTGAGATCTTTAAACTACAAAATTTCAACAAAGAACAATTTACTTGTCCAGTATGCAATTATACTGGCGCGTTTAAAGACGTTCATCCCCCTACTAGTACCCGCAAACACTCTCAATGTCCTAGATGTGGTGCTTTAGAAAGACATCGCCTTCAATATTTAGTAGTTAATCAGTTATTGAAAAATAAAGAAACTGCTAATTTGGCGATGCTGCATTTTGCCCCAGAAGCTTTTTTTCAGGAATATTTTGCTCCTAGATTTGGCAAATATGAAACGGCAGATTTGCATATGACTAATGTAAATCATCAAGTTGATTTACAAAACCTTCCTTTTGCCAACCAAAGCTACGATTTTATCTTTGCCTCTCATGTTTTAGAACACATTTCCAATGACATCCAGGCAATCTCGGAAATTCGTCGGATCTTGAAGCCTAATGGTATTGCCATACTGCCAGTACCATTGGTTGCAGAAACTACAATTGAATATCCTGAACCAAATCCCTACGAAGAGTATCATGTTCGCGCGCCTGGCTTAGACTATTTTGAGCGTTTAAAGCCTTATTTCAGTAAAGTTGAGCAAATTAATTCTGATTCATTGCCCAGCAAGTACCAATTATACGTCTATGAGGATCGTAGTCATTGGCCTACTAAAGAATGCCCTTTAAGACCCAAAATGCTTGGAAAAAAGTATCTCGATATTGTTCCTGTTTGCTATGTCTAG